A window of Diabrotica virgifera virgifera chromosome 9, PGI_DIABVI_V3a contains these coding sequences:
- the LOC126891439 gene encoding THAP domain-containing protein 2-like, protein MPQCCVVPLCSSRTSGHRFPKDSLMRKKWIIAIRRDKFVPTINARICNKHFVKTDYVLPLDSNVKNPKPRLKQDVIPSQFSWTETKRESAKQRIERMIKRALRKESSHLSSISSSSPVPPEPCDEVEVESTPMEINDHEDELIDKCDASTMTSTPLNSLCIENLQC, encoded by the exons ATGCCTCAATGTTGTGTTGTGCCTTTGTGCTCATCGAGAACATCAGGACACAGGTTTCCTAAGGATAGTTtgatgagaaaaaagtggattATCGCCATAAGAAGGGATAAATTTGTGCCAACAATAAATGCTCGTATCTGCAAcaaacattttgtgaaaacaGATTATGTATTGCCCCTGGATTCGAATGTAAAAAAtc CAAAGCCTCGGCTCAAGCAGGATGTTATACCAAGCCAATTTAGCTGGACTGAAACGAAACGGGAATCAGCCAAGCAGAGAATAGAACGGATGATAAAACGTGCTCTAAGAAAAGAATCATCACATTTGTCATCCATCAGTTCATCTAGCCCAGTCCCACCAGAACCTTGCGATGAAGTCGAAGTAGAGTCTACACCAATGGAAATAAATGACCATGAAGATGAACTTATAGATAAATGTGATGCATCAACTATGACTAGTACACCACTTAACTCATTATGTATCGAAAATTTGCAATGTTAG